A genome region from Gossypium hirsutum isolate 1008001.06 chromosome A04, Gossypium_hirsutum_v2.1, whole genome shotgun sequence includes the following:
- the LOC107933361 gene encoding uncharacterized protein gives METAKTKHPTFKYLILSLSLSFLLLFLFISLHPNRFQALLTTTVTENRPHSAFVSSTEDLKIRPGYTSYDTYIQRQLNKTLNPKLREIWTTRDWDRKIQVFSRFFSDLKSGKFLADSSKCLCVGARVGQEVEALKRVGVADSIGIDLVPFPPLVIKGDFHNQPFDDETFDFEFSNVFDHALRPEKFIAEIERTLKSDGVAVLHVSLSRRGDKYSANDLYSVKPLVKLFRRSKLVRVRKVDGFGLDTEVVFRKTKKNITQRF, from the coding sequence ATGGAAACAGCTAAAACAAAGCATCCTACATTCAAATACTTAATCCTTTCCCTCTCCCTTTCGTTTCTCCTCCTTTTTCTCTTCATTTCCCTCCACCCTAACCGCTTCCAAGCACTCCTCACTACCACCGTCACGGAAAACCGTCCTCATTCCGCGTTCGTATCATCCACCGAAGACCTCAAAATCCGACCTGGTTACACCTCCTACGACACTTACATCCAACGCCAACTCAACAAAACTCTTAACCCTAAACTACGTGAAATATGGACGACAAGAGATTGGGACCGTAAGATCCAAGTCTTCTCTCGATTTTTTTCCGATTTGAAATCCGGAAAATTCCTCGCCGATTCATCCAAGTGCCTCTGCGTCGGCGCTCGCGTCGGTCAGGAAGTTGAGGCATTGAAACGCGTCGGAGTCGCCGATTCGATCGGTATCGATCTCGTACCTTTCCCGCCACTCGTTATCAAAGGTGATTTTCATAACCAGCCTTTCGACGACGAGACGTTCGATTTCGAATTCTCTAACGTGTTCGATCACGCGCTCCGTCCGGAAAAATTTATCGCCGAGATCGAACGGACGTTGAAGTCCGACGGTGTCGCCGTTTTACACGTGTCGTTATCGAGGCGAGGAGATAAGTACTCGGCCAACGATTTGTATAGTGTTAAACCGTTGGTTAAGCTATTTCGTAGATCGAAACTGGTTCGGGTCAGGAAAGTTGACGGGTTCGGGTTGGATACTGAGGTTGTTTTTCGTAAGACGAAGAAGAACATTACACAAAggttttga